The DNA segment TGGGTGAAGCAGAGCTCCGGCTGGCTGCTGGCGATTCTACGACAGCAGAACACCGAGCTCATCTGGGACTATCCCTCGATTGCAAAGCTCTGCGATGTCGCGGACGAACGTGGGCTGAATATCGTGGGACTCTTCGGCTGGACCGAGGGCGGTCACGATCGCTGGTACCCCGATTACCAGCCGGACGAACGGATGGGCGGCGAGCAGGGGCTCAAGGCCGCGATCACGGCGGCGCACCAGCGCCAGAAACGGATCGTGATCTACTACAACGGGCAGCTCATCGACCAGGGCTACAGCTACTGGGAGCCGCGCGGCCGCGCGATGACGGTGCAGGAGGCGGATGGCAGCTATGCGTTCCAGTCCTGGCAGAAGTATCTGGATACGCCGGCGCGCATTCACGGGCTGGCGTGCCTCGCTTCGGTGGACTGGTATCAGGTCCTGCTGAATCTCGCGCTGAAGGCGCACCGGTTGGGGGCGGACGGCGTGATTTACGACCAACTGGGAATGACCGCGCCGATGACGTGCTACGCGAAAGGGCACGGGCACCCGGTCCCGGCGGTGGTTTACGGTGCGGATCGGACGCGGCTGTTGCAGCGCGTCCGCGATCACATGCGCACGGTGCAGCCGGACTTTCTGGTGATGACGGAAGGGCTGCATGATGCGGTGCTGGGCTCGGTGTCGCTGTTCCACGGCTGCGTGCTCGGGGTGTTTGCGCCGACGACGGCCGAGGTGCGGCACCTGCAGGGAGCAAAGACGGTGTTCGCGCAGTTTCCCGATCTATTTCGGTACACGTTTCCCGAGGTGCTGACGACGATCCGGAATCCACGACCGATGCAGGAGCGGCGGACGACGAATTACGCCTGCCTGTTTGGCATGCGGCACGAAATCGAGACTCGCTACGCGGCCGACAAGGCATACCTGCTGGAAGGGAAAATGCCGGCCGCGGACGCGTACGCCAACATGGTGTCGAAGGTCACGGTGAGCGCGGTGCAGTCGATGTCCCCGGCTGAAGCGACGAAGTACCTCCGCACAATGGTCGATTTTCAGCGGACACATGCGGCCTTCCTCTGGGAAGGGCGGTTTGCCTCGAACCTGGGCTACACCATCGACGGGCCGGCGACGCTGCTGGCGCGGGCCTATGAGTCGGGCGACCGACTGGCGGTGGTGGTGTGGAATCCGGAGAAGACGCCGGCGAGCTTCCAGGTGGCCGTGCCCGGCTACCGGCTGACCGAGGCCTTTGAACCGGAGCGCGGCGCGGTCGATCCGGCGGCGTCGCTCGGCGCGGACAGCATTCGGCTGCTGATCGCCGTGAAAGCGCAGTGATCAGTTTTCGCTGCCGCGAAAACTGACAAAATGGCGCAGCCATTTTGCTGAGCAGACGGTCGGACGCAGTCCGGCCGTCTGCTACCTGAAGTACATGCCGCCGTTCACGTCGATGACGGTACCTGAAATGCGGGCGGCGGCGGGACTGGCGAGATAGACGGCGGCGGCGCCGATGTCATCGGCGGGGGAGACGCCGAGCGGGACAGACTGGGTAAAGCCTTCGCGCGTCTTCGCGCTGTGCGTCTGCCGCAGCATCTCGCTGTCCACGATACCCGGGGCGATGGCGTTGACGGTGATGCCGAACGGCGCGCCGGTGCGCGCGAGCGTGCGGGTGAAACCCAGCATGCCGCTCTTGGCGGTGGCGTAGTGGACAAAACCGTACAGCGCGCCCTGGTGGGCGACGACGGAGCTGATCTGGATGATCCGGCCGGAGCGCTGTTCGCGCATGATTCGCATGGCTTCGCGGGAGCAGAGAAAGGTGCCGGTGAGATGGGTGCGCAGCACGGCGTTCCAGCTCTCGAGCGTCGTGGCGAAGATGTCCTCGTGCCGGACGATGCCGGCGTTGTTGACGAGGATGTCGAGCCGGCCGAACTCCGCCGCGGCGGCGGCGAACATGCGCTGGACCCCGGGCTCGTCGCCGACATCGCACGCGATGAACAGCGCGCGGCGGCCGGTGGCGCGGATCGCAGCGCAGGTGGCTTCAGCCTCCGGGCTGGCGGCGAGGTCGTTGACGACCACGTCGGCGCCAGCGCCCGCGAGGGCGCGGGCGATCGCGGCACCGATGCCGCGGGCGGCGCCGGTCACGAGGGCGGTCTGCCCGAAGAGCGGAAGGGGTTGGGGGGAAGTCATGGGTCGGCGCCAAGCACGGCGCGGGCGGCAGACTACCGCCGCGGCGCGGAGCGGTCCCAGTGGCAATTCACGCCAGCACTTACCGTTTTTGCGCCAGCAGAGTGCGGCGGGCGCGCGACTGCTTCACAGCGCGTGCGAGCGCTTGCGGTAGGCGTCGGGATGGCAGCCGACGCGTTCCACGAACATGCGGGTGAAGGCGGACAGGGCGGCGTAGCCGGACTGGCGCGCGACCTCGCTGATGGTGTTGTGGGTGCGGCGGAGGAGCTGCTTGGCGAGGGCGAGGCGGAACTCGATGATGAAGTCGTGGATGGTGCGTCCGGTGCTCGCGAGGAAGCGGCGCTCGAGCGTGCGGCGCGGGATGCCGATGGTGTCGACGATCTGGTCGGTGCCAAAGGGGCAGTGGGCGCGGGCGCGGATGAGCTCGATGGCGGCGACGACCTTGGGGTCGGCGACGAGGAGGCGTTCGCTGGAGGCGCGGATGACGACCTCGGTGGGTGGCAGGGAGCGCTGGGCGGGCACGGCGCGGCCCTGGTAATGGGCATCGATGGCCTCGGCGGCGAGCCGGCCGATCTCGCGGGTGGGAATGCAGACGCTGGAGAGGCCCGGCTCGACGAGTTCGCAGATCAGCTCGTCGTTGCCGGCGCCGACGAGGGCGATCTCCTCGGGCACGGCGAGGCCGGCCCAGCGGCAGGCGGCGAGGATGCGCTCGGCGATCTTGTCGTCGAACGCGAGGATGCCGGTGGGTTTGGGCAGGCCGCGGAGCCAGGCGCTGAGCTCGGAGAGCTGGGAATCACCGGTGGCGGAGACGCCGGCGAAGGTGTCGACGGTGAACCGCTTCTCGCGCAGGCGGGCGGCGAAGCTGGCGGCGCGCCGGACGGAGGGCGGGTGGGTGGCGTCGGGGCCGCAGTAGGCAAAGTGTTCGAGGCCGAGGCTCTCGAGGTGCTGGGCGGCGACCGTGCCGACGGCCGCGTCATCGACGAAAACGGCGGCGTCATCGAGCTCCAGGTTGCGGGCGCTGGTTTCGACGCAGAAGACGCCGTGCTTGCGGAGCTGCCGGTGAAAATGCCGGGAGCGGTCAAACAGGATCGCCCCGTCGACCTTCATCTCGATGACGCGCTCGATGCCGGCGGCGTCGTCCTGGCGGACGAGGAGCAGGTTCCAGTTGCGCTGGACGGCGTATTCGTAGACCCCGAGCAGGCGTTCACGCCCGGGGCCGTCGCGCGTATCAATGCAGACGGCGACCCGCAGGCGTCCGGGGCGTGGTTTCTGGACCCGTTTGCGGCTGGCGGCCACGTCGCCTGCGGGACCGGAGGTTATTCGGCGGGGGCGCCGGTGATGACTTCGCCGCCCTTGACGCTGACCTTCTCAAGGATGGCGGCCTTCACCTTGGCGGCGAGTTCCGGCTTTTCCTT comes from the Opitutus sp. ER46 genome and includes:
- the fabG gene encoding 3-oxoacyl-ACP reductase FabG, translated to MTSPQPLPLFGQTALVTGAARGIGAAIARALAGAGADVVVNDLAASPEAEATCAAIRATGRRALFIACDVGDEPGVQRMFAAAAAEFGRLDILVNNAGIVRHEDIFATTLESWNAVLRTHLTGTFLCSREAMRIMREQRSGRIIQISSVVAHQGALYGFVHYATAKSGMLGFTRTLARTGAPFGITVNAIAPGIVDSEMLRQTHSAKTREGFTQSVPLGVSPADDIGAAAVYLASPAAARISGTVIDVNGGMYFR
- a CDS encoding DUF6259 domain-containing protein: MASLRWSGLAALFSVGCSLAFSAPANPVQVDFTVKNGCAELAWRSDGLALAAQSAGLPRAEGGAGAVWTLRLQSVQDAKATLDLSSRDQQAKVEPIAGGYRVSYGPLVDASGGRHALELMLEVRSEYAAFAVTGSLRNGTTAWRVVEFAGPVVGGLPAQLEQHPLLVPYGYGMQVRAVPKEPTKPAKRAPAWLAAGEGVLELKADYPSYEASMPWLALTGEAGGLYLGVHDAQQAPTNLVVRHDAATNRLSLRLAHPLTVAPGDSWALPKTAVYLYRGGWQTAAKFYRAWYDRACPAPATIPWVKQSSGWLLAILRQQNTELIWDYPSIAKLCDVADERGLNIVGLFGWTEGGHDRWYPDYQPDERMGGEQGLKAAITAAHQRQKRIVIYYNGQLIDQGYSYWEPRGRAMTVQEADGSYAFQSWQKYLDTPARIHGLACLASVDWYQVLLNLALKAHRLGADGVIYDQLGMTAPMTCYAKGHGHPVPAVVYGADRTRLLQRVRDHMRTVQPDFLVMTEGLHDAVLGSVSLFHGCVLGVFAPTTAEVRHLQGAKTVFAQFPDLFRYTFPEVLTTIRNPRPMQERRTTNYACLFGMRHEIETRYAADKAYLLEGKMPAADAYANMVSKVTVSAVQSMSPAEATKYLRTMVDFQRTHAAFLWEGRFASNLGYTIDGPATLLARAYESGDRLAVVVWNPEKTPASFQVAVPGYRLTEAFEPERGAVDPAASLGADSIRLLIAVKAQ
- a CDS encoding substrate-binding domain-containing protein, which encodes MAASRKRVQKPRPGRLRVAVCIDTRDGPGRERLLGVYEYAVQRNWNLLLVRQDDAAGIERVIEMKVDGAILFDRSRHFHRQLRKHGVFCVETSARNLELDDAAVFVDDAAVGTVAAQHLESLGLEHFAYCGPDATHPPSVRRAASFAARLREKRFTVDTFAGVSATGDSQLSELSAWLRGLPKPTGILAFDDKIAERILAACRWAGLAVPEEIALVGAGNDELICELVEPGLSSVCIPTREIGRLAAEAIDAHYQGRAVPAQRSLPPTEVVIRASSERLLVADPKVVAAIELIRARAHCPFGTDQIVDTIGIPRRTLERRFLASTGRTIHDFIIEFRLALAKQLLRRTHNTISEVARQSGYAALSAFTRMFVERVGCHPDAYRKRSHAL